The proteins below come from a single Streptomyces sp. SCSIO 75703 genomic window:
- a CDS encoding methylmalonyl-CoA mutase family protein, producing the protein MARESESGLPIEPVYGPDAQADWDPAEKLGEPGKYPFTRGVYPTMYTGRPWTMRQYAGFGTATESNARYQQLIANGTMGLSVAFDLPTQMGHDSDAPIASGEVGKVGVAIDSIDDMRVLFGGIPLDRVSTSMTINAPAALLLLLYQLVAEEQGVSADRLTGTIQNDVLKEYIARGTYIFPPKPSLRLIADIFKYCKAEIPKWNTISISGYHMAEAGASPAQEIAFTLADGIEYVRTAVAAGMDVDDFAPRLSFFFVARTTILEEVAKFRAARRIWARVMKEEFGAKNPKSLMLRFHTQTAGVQLTAQQPEVNLVRVAVQGLAAVLGGTQSLHTNSFDEAIALPTDKSARLALRTQQVLAYETDVTATVDPFAGSYVIEKMTDDVEAAALELMRKVEDLGGAVNAIEHGFQKSEIERSAYRIAQETDSGERVVVGVNRYQLDEEEPYEPLRVDPAIEAQQAERLARLRAERDTAAVESALAALKKAAEGEDNVLYPMKDALRARATVGEVCNALRDVWGTYVPSDAF; encoded by the coding sequence ATGGCGCGCGAGTCGGAGTCCGGCCTGCCCATCGAACCGGTCTACGGGCCCGACGCCCAGGCGGACTGGGACCCGGCCGAGAAGCTGGGCGAGCCGGGGAAGTACCCCTTCACCCGGGGCGTGTACCCGACGATGTACACGGGCCGTCCCTGGACGATGCGCCAGTACGCCGGTTTCGGCACCGCCACCGAGTCGAACGCCCGCTACCAGCAACTCATCGCCAACGGCACCATGGGCCTGTCGGTCGCCTTCGACCTGCCCACCCAGATGGGCCACGACTCCGACGCGCCGATCGCCTCGGGCGAGGTCGGCAAGGTCGGCGTGGCGATCGACTCGATCGACGACATGCGGGTGCTCTTCGGCGGCATCCCGCTGGACCGGGTCTCCACGTCGATGACGATCAACGCCCCGGCGGCCCTGCTGCTGCTCCTCTACCAACTGGTCGCCGAGGAACAGGGCGTGTCCGCCGACCGGCTCACCGGCACGATCCAGAACGACGTGCTGAAGGAGTACATCGCGCGCGGGACGTACATCTTCCCGCCCAAGCCGTCGCTGCGGCTGATCGCGGACATCTTCAAGTACTGCAAGGCCGAGATCCCGAAGTGGAACACCATCTCGATCTCCGGCTACCACATGGCCGAGGCGGGCGCCTCTCCCGCGCAGGAGATCGCCTTCACCCTCGCCGACGGCATCGAGTACGTGCGCACGGCGGTCGCGGCCGGCATGGACGTGGACGATTTCGCGCCCCGGCTGTCGTTCTTCTTCGTCGCCCGGACCACGATCCTGGAGGAGGTCGCCAAGTTCCGGGCGGCCCGCCGGATCTGGGCCCGGGTGATGAAGGAGGAGTTCGGCGCGAAGAACCCCAAGTCGCTCATGCTGCGCTTCCACACCCAGACCGCGGGCGTGCAGCTCACCGCGCAGCAGCCCGAGGTCAACCTGGTCCGGGTCGCCGTGCAGGGCCTCGCCGCGGTCCTCGGCGGCACCCAGTCGCTGCACACCAACTCCTTCGACGAGGCCATCGCGCTGCCGACCGACAAATCGGCGCGCCTGGCCCTGCGCACCCAGCAGGTCCTCGCCTACGAGACGGACGTCACCGCGACCGTCGACCCCTTCGCCGGCTCCTACGTCATAGAGAAGATGACCGACGACGTCGAGGCGGCGGCGCTGGAACTGATGCGGAAGGTCGAGGACCTCGGCGGCGCCGTCAACGCCATCGAACACGGCTTCCAGAAGAGCGAGATCGAGCGCAGCGCCTACCGCATCGCCCAGGAGACCGATTCCGGTGAGCGCGTCGTCGTCGGCGTCAACCGCTACCAACTCGACGAGGAGGAGCCCTACGAGCCGCTCCGCGTCGACCCGGCGATCGAGGCCCAGCAGGCCGAACGGCTGGCCCGGCTGCGCGCGGAGCGCGATACGGCGGCCGTGGAGAGCGCGCTGGCGGCGCTGAAGAAGGCCGCCGAGGGCGAGGACAACGTCCTCTACCCGATGAAGGACGCGCTCCGCGCGCGGGCGACCGTCGGCGAGGTGTGCAACGCGCTGCGCGACGTCTGGGGGACCTACGTGCCCTCCGACGCCTTCTGA
- a CDS encoding L,D-transpeptidase family protein, producing MAAVALAATAATVVAGCRVEGTDAGGAGLGGPVRVEGAGGASSPGAAPDDGAGSRPGVPDTPVAPVAPSRTPPAAPVTPAPVPPSPRAPVTPAAPAVPPARPEPRVLWARGDTGPQVRELQARLRQIGWLDSLPTGTYGPLTESGVRGFQARRGLPETGRTDEDTWQRLRAMTRTPGQWDLYPMGGQPAAPPDPRCRTGRVLCISKTSRTLRWMVDGKTLTTLPVRFGSDRTPTREGVFEVYWKSRDHWSTLYDTPMPYAMFFSGGQAVHYSRDFAARGYAGASHGCVNVRDEAAIARLYDEVRTGDKVVVHQ from the coding sequence ATGGCCGCGGTGGCCCTGGCGGCGACCGCGGCGACGGTGGTGGCCGGCTGCCGGGTGGAGGGCACGGACGCCGGCGGGGCGGGTCTCGGCGGGCCGGTGCGCGTCGAGGGCGCGGGCGGGGCGTCGTCGCCGGGGGCCGCGCCGGACGACGGGGCGGGGAGCCGGCCGGGCGTGCCGGATACCCCGGTGGCACCCGTGGCACCGTCCCGGACGCCACCGGCGGCCCCCGTGACGCCGGCGCCCGTGCCGCCGTCCCCGCGGGCGCCGGTGACCCCCGCGGCGCCCGCCGTGCCGCCCGCCCGGCCCGAGCCGCGGGTGCTGTGGGCGCGCGGCGACACCGGACCGCAGGTGCGCGAACTCCAGGCCCGGCTGCGCCAGATCGGCTGGCTCGACTCGCTGCCGACCGGCACCTACGGGCCCCTCACGGAGAGCGGCGTGCGCGGCTTCCAGGCCAGGCGCGGCCTGCCGGAGACCGGCCGCACCGACGAGGACACCTGGCAGCGGCTGCGCGCCATGACCCGCACACCGGGCCAGTGGGACCTGTACCCGATGGGCGGTCAGCCCGCCGCCCCGCCGGACCCGCGCTGCCGGACCGGCCGGGTGCTGTGCATCAGCAAGACGAGCCGCACCCTGCGCTGGATGGTCGACGGCAAGACGCTGACGACGCTGCCGGTCCGCTTCGGCTCCGACCGCACACCGACCCGGGAGGGCGTCTTCGAGGTCTACTGGAAGTCCCGCGACCACTGGTCGACCCTGTACGACACGCCGATGCCGTACGCGATGTTCTTCAGCGGCGGCCAGGCGGTGCACTACTCCCGGGACTTCGCGGCGCGCGGCTACGCGGGCGCCTCGCACGGCTGCGTCAACGTCCGGGACGAGGCGGCCATCGCCCGCCTCTACGACGAGGTCCGTACGGGTGACAAGGTCGTCGTCCACCAGTGA
- the leuE gene encoding leucine efflux protein LeuE — protein MFGVIDLPTYLAGLALIVLLPGPNSLYVLSVAARRGVRSGYTAAAGVWCGDTVLMTLSAAGVASLLQTNEVLFGIVKYLGAGYLTWLAVGMLRAAWSMWKTRRERVGEAADAPVAADERPFRRALVVSLVNPKAILFFVAFFVQFVDPAYAHPALSFVVLGLFAQLASFLYLSALIFSGTRLAAAFRRRRGLSAGATSAAGALFLGFAVKLSLAGA, from the coding sequence ATGTTCGGCGTCATCGACCTCCCCACCTACCTGGCAGGGCTCGCCCTCATCGTCCTGCTCCCGGGGCCCAACTCCCTGTACGTCCTCTCCGTCGCCGCCCGGCGCGGCGTGCGCTCCGGGTATACCGCCGCGGCCGGCGTCTGGTGCGGCGACACGGTCCTGATGACGCTGTCGGCCGCCGGGGTGGCCTCGCTGCTCCAGACCAACGAGGTGCTGTTCGGCATCGTGAAGTACCTCGGCGCCGGCTACCTCACCTGGCTCGCGGTCGGCATGCTGCGGGCCGCCTGGAGCATGTGGAAGACGCGGCGCGAGCGTGTCGGGGAGGCGGCCGACGCGCCGGTGGCCGCCGACGAACGGCCCTTCCGGCGGGCACTGGTGGTCAGCCTGGTCAACCCGAAGGCGATCCTCTTCTTCGTCGCCTTCTTCGTGCAGTTCGTCGACCCGGCCTACGCGCACCCCGCCCTGTCCTTCGTGGTCCTCGGGCTCTTCGCGCAGCTCGCCAGCTTCCTCTACCTGAGCGCCCTGATATTCAGCGGCACCAGGCTGGCCGCCGCCTTCCGCCGCCGCCGGGGCCTGTCGGCCGGGGCGACCTCGGCGGCCGGCGCGCTCTTCCTCGGCTTCGCGGTGAAGCTGTCCCTGGCCGGCGCGTGA